A stretch of DNA from Streptomyces rubradiris:
CCATGCCCGACTTTTGTCATTTTGTACTACTGCTCGCATGGTGCCGGATCCTCCCAGGCCCCGGCCCGCGCCCCGGGCCGACACCGCCGCCGCGGGCGCACCATCCACCGACTGGCCCACAATGAGCCGGTGAACGACCTCGCTCTGCTCCTCACCCCCGAAGGCCGCGCCCTCCTCGACGAGGTGCGCGACACCGAGCCCGCGCGGGAACTCGCGGTGGCCACCCGGCTGCGCCGCGACCACCCCGCCGAACTGGTCTCGGCCGCGCTGGGCCAGGCCCGGCTGCGGCAGCGGGCGGTGGCGAAGTTCGGGGCGGAGGACGCCGGCCGGATGTTCTTCACCCCGAACGGGGTCGAGCAGTCCACCCGGGCGAGCGTGGCCGCCTACCGGGCGCGGCGGCTGACGGAGCTGGGCGTGACCTCCGTGGCCGACCTGTGCTGCGGCATCGGCGGGGACGCCATCGCGCTGGCGCGGGCCGGAATCCGGGTACTGGCCGTGGACCGCGACCCGCTGACCGCGGCGGCGGCCCGCGCCAACGCCGAGGCGCTGGGCCTGGCGGAGCTGATCGAGGTGCGCGAGGCCGATGTGACGGAGGTGGACACCGCCGGGTACGACGCGGTGTTCGCGGACCCGGCCCGGCGCGGCGGGCGCGGCCGGGTGTTCGACCCCGAGGCGTACTCGCCGCCGCTGTCCTGGGCGGTCGAGACGGCCCGCCGGGCGCCCCGCGCGGCGCTGAAGATCGCGCCCGGCATCCCGCACGAGATCGTCCCGGCCGAGGCCGAGGCCGAGTGGATCTCGGACGGCGGGGACGTGAAGGAGGCCGTGCTGTGGTTCGGCACCGGGGCGCCGGGCGCCGTACGGGCCACCCTGCTGCCGGGACCGCGCACGCTGCTCGGCCGCGGCCTGCCCGACCCGGCGGTGCGGCCGGTGGGGCGGTACCTGTACGAGCCGGACGGCGCGGTCATCCGCGCCCACCTGGTCGCGGAGGTGGCCGAGGAGCTCGGCGGCGGGCTGCTGGACGCGACCATCGCCTACGTCACCGCCGACGAGCCGCGGCCCACTCCGTACGCCACCGGCTACGAGATCACCGACCGGCTGCCCTTCAACGTCAAGCGGCTCAAGGCCCTGCTGCGCGAGCGCGAGGTCGGCACGCTGACCGTGAAGAAGCGCGGCTCGGCCGTCGAACCGGAGGAGCTGCGCCGCAAGGTGAGGCCGCAGGGGCCGAACGCGGCCACCGTCTTCCTCACCCGGGTGGCGGGGGCGCCGACGATGCTGATCGGTCAGCCGCTGGGCTGATCCGCCCGGCGCAGCAGCAGCGCGCGTTCGCGTTCGTTGCGGGTCAGACCGGCCGCCCGGAGGAACTCCTCGCGGGCCTCGGGGACGCGTCCCAGCCGGGCCAGCAGGTCGCCGCGGACGCTGGGCAGCAGGTGGTAGCCGCGCAGCGCGGGTTCGGCGGCCAGGGCGTCCACCAGTTCCAGGCCCCGCTGCGGCCCCTCGGCCATCGACACGGCGACCGCGCGGTTCAGCTCGACCACCGGGGACGGCGCGCGGGCGGCCAGCAGTCCGTACAGGGCGGCGATGGCCCGCCAGTCGGTCTCCTCGTAGGTGTACGCGCGCGCGTGGCAGGCGGCGATGGCCGCCTGGAGGGCGTACGGTCCCGGCGGTCCCGCCGCGGTGGCCCCGGCGCGCTCCAGCGCGTGCACCCCGCGCGCGATGAGCATGCGGTTCCAGCGGCGGCGGTCCTGGTCCCGCAGCAGCACCGGTGTGCCGTCGGGGGCGGTACGGGCGGGGGTGCGGGACGCCTGGAACTCCAGCAGCGCGCTCAGGCCGTGCACCTCGGGCTCCCCCGGCATCAGCCCGGACAGCACCCGGGCCAGCCGCAAGGCGTCCTCACACAGGCCGGGGCGCAGCCAGTCGTCGCCGGCGGTGGCCGCGTACCCCTCGTTGAAGATCAGGTAGACGACGTCCAGGACGGAGCCGAGGCGGGCGGCGCGGTCGGGCCCGTACGGCACCTCGAAGGCGACGTTCTTCGCCGCGAGGGTGCGTTTGGCGCGGACGATCCGCTGCGCGACCGTCGCCTCCGGCACCAGGAAGGCGCGGGCGATCTCGGCCGTGGTCAGGCCGCCGAGCAGGCGCAGCGTGAGCGCGGTGCGGGCCTGCGGGGTCAGCACCGGGTGGCAGGCGGTGAAGACCAGCCGGAGCAGGTCGTCGTCGATGCCGTCGGGCTCCGCGGGCTCCGCGGGCGGCGCGGTGGTCTCCAGGTCCCGGCCGATCTCGGCCAGTTTGCGGGCGTAGACCTCGCGGCGCCGGACCAGGTCGACCGCCCGGCGCCGGGCGATGGCCGTCAGCCAGGCACCGGGGTTGTCGGGCACCCCGTCCCGGGGCCACTGCTCCAGCGCGGCGACCAGCGCGTCCTGCGCCAGTTCCTCGGCGATCCCGACGTCCCGCACGATCCGCGTGACGCCGGCGATCACCCGCGGCGCCTGGAGCCGGAAGACGGTCTCGATGGCCTGGGCGGGGGTCGGCCGGTCTGCCGTGGGCTGTGGTCGCACAGCCCACATGCAACACCGAGTGAGGCTTTCGGCCAAGTGGCTCAGTACTCAGTACTCAACGATTTCCCGCAGCTCGCAGGCGATGGTCCACTCCGGGCCGTGGATGCTCAGGAAGCGCCGGGTCCATTCCAGGGCCTCGGCGCGGTCCTTGCACTGCATGAACGCGTAGCCGCCGACGACCTCCTTGGACTCGGCGAACGGCCCGTCGGTCACGGAGGTCCGCTCGCCGTCCCAGGCCACCCGGACGGCCTGCGCGGCCGGGGTCAGCCCGGAGGTGTCGAGCAGGACGCCGGCCTTGGTCATCTCCTCGATCAGCTCACCCATCCGCTGCATCAGCTCCGGGCTGGGGCCCCCGGCGGGCGCGGTGGACTCGTCGATGCGCACGAGCGACAGGTAGCGGGGCATGGTGTCTCCCTCGGTCGGGCGGTGGGGCCGTTCCCCACCGCTCGCCTGTACGTCGAACGGGAGACGCAGGGATCGACACGGGCACCGAAAAAATCCGGGGAGATTTTTCCGCCGCCCGTTCCGCACACCCCAAAAGCCCCCAAACACCTCGAAGTTCAGCGCAGGGACGCCCAGAGTTCGCTCGCCCGGGGTTCCTCGGGGATCACGCGGTTGGGGTCGGAGGGGGCCGTGACGACCGGCATCGTCACCGTGGTCACCCGGTCGGCGGTGAGGCCCTCCAGGCTCCGGCCGAGGCTCATCAGCTCGCCCAGGGAGTCCAGTCCGGTGTCGGTGGTCAGGCCGGCGGTGGCGGCGTCGGCGACCCGGTACAGCCGGGCCGGGTCGGTGAGCAGTCCGGCGTCGGCGACCTGCTCCAGCAGGGCCTTCACCAGCGTCTGCTGGAGCCCTATGCGGCCCAGGTCGCTGCCGTCGCCTATGCCGTGCCGGGTGCGGGCGAGGGCCAGGGCTTGTGCGCCGTCGAGGTGGTGGGTGCCGGCCGCGAGGTGCAGGTGGCTCTGGTCGTCGTCGATGTCCTGGCCGGTGGTGACGTCCACCCCGCCGAGCGCGTCGACCAGCCGGGCGAAGCCGGAGAAGTCGATTTCGAGGTAGTGGTCCATGCGGACGCCGGTGAGGGTCTCCACGGTCTTCACCGCGCACACCGGACCGCCCACCGCGTAGGCGCTGTTGAACATCACGCCGTACGCCGGTGCCGAGGCGCCGCCCGAGTCGAGCGGGCAGGACGGGCGGGTGACGAGCGTGTCGCGCGGGATGCTGACCACGGTCGCCGTCGTCCGGCCCGCGTCGAGGTGCACGACCATCGCCGTGTCGGACCGGGCGCCCTCGCTGTCCCCGCCGCCCAGTTCCCGGTTGGCCTCGCCGCTGCGCGAGTCCGAGCCGAGGACCAGGACGTTCAGCGAGCCGGTGGGCACCGGGGGGCCGTCGGCGGAGGCGGCCGGGGCGGGGGTGAGCATCGCGCGGGCGGGCCGGTCGTCGCCGAGCGCGCTGTCGATGTCGACGCTGGTGATGTTGTGGTTCAGGTGCCAGTACGCCCAGCCCGCCGCCGCCACGGCCAGCGCCAGGGTGCCCGTCAGGGTCAGGCCGGCGATCCGGAGCGCCGTGGACCGCCGGCCCGTCCGTCTGCCCGTGTCGCCTTGCTCCTCGTGTCGCGTCACGAGAGGAACATAAGTCCGAATGATGAACGCGCTGTTAGCGCTTTCGGCGCAATCCGGTTTTCTTGTGAAATTCTCATTCAGCGGTCCACGCCGGGCCGTTGGACGAGGCGCCGGCGCGACAGACGGCCGCGCGGGCCGGGACTCTCGGCACGTCAGCTCCCGGCCGGCGCGGGAGCGGCGGTGCTGGAGCGCACCACCAGGCTCGTCGCCAGCTCGACCCGGGTCGTCGCCCGCTCGTCCTCGGCCCGCCCCAGCTCCAGCACCAGCCGGGCCGCGGCCTCGGCCATCTCGGTCAGCGGCTGCCGTACGGTGGTCAGCGGGGGGCCCACCCAGCGGGCCACCGGCAGGTCGTCGAAGCCGACCACGCTGAGGTCCTCCGGGATGCGCAGGCCCAGTTCCCGGGCGGCCTCGTACAGGCCGAGGGCCTGGAGGTCGTTGCCCGCGAAGACGGCGGTGGGCCGGTCCGGGCGGCGCAGCAGCTCCAGTCCCAGGCGGTACCCGGCGTCGTGGTGGAAGTCGCCGGTCAGCACCAGCGAGGGGTCCACGGGCAGCCCGGCCGTCTCCAGCGCCGCCCGGTAGCCGTCCATCCGGGCGCGGCTGCCCATCATCCGGGACGGGCCGCTGATGGCGCCGATCCGGGTGTGGCCGAGCTCCACCAGGTGCCGGGTGGCGGCGAGCCCGCCCTGCCAGTTGGTGGCGCCGATGGAGGGCACGTCCGGGCCCGGGTCGCCGGCCGGGTCCATCACCACGAACGGGACGGAGCGGCTGGTCAACAGGGCCCGCTGGGACTCGTCGAGGTCGGACAGCACCAGCACCACGCCGTGCGGGCGGCGGGCGGCGACCTGGTCGGCCCAGGTGCGGCCGGGGGTGAGCCGGCCGGCCGACTCGGACAGCACCACGCTCAGCCCGGCGTCCCTGGCCACGTTCTCCACGCCCCGGATGACCTCCAGCGCCCAGGCGCTCTCCAGTTCGTGGAAGACGAGGTCGATCAGCGGCGAGCGGGACGCCTCGGCGCGCCGGCGCCGGTAGCCGTGGGCGCGCAGCAGCTCCTCGACCCGGGTGCGCGTCGCCGGGGCGACATCGGCGCGGCCGTTGAGGACCTTCGAAACAGTCGGGGCGGAGACCCCGGCCTCCCGGGCGATCTCGGCGAGGGTCGCCGTCTGGGTTGCTGCGGGCTTCGGCGGCTTCATACCGGCGATCGTAGCGGCGCGGAAGCGTGCGACGAAGAACTGTGCACCGCAAAGCCCTCGAAACTTTCGGACTGGGGTCCGAAATCTGGCCGAAACTTTCGGGCCCGCCACAACGCCGACACCCCGCCTCCGGTGTCCCGGGGGCGGGGTGTCGAGTGGAGCGCCGGGCAGGCCTTGCACCTGCATCTCCCCGCAGGAAGCGGGGCGTCTTTCCTTGGACCACCAACGCACTGGCTCCGGGCCGGTGTTCCGGCCGTTCGCTGTGTGATGATCATAGCGCAGGAAGGGGGCCCCTCCGCAACTCCAGTCACAGGAGTCTCGCCGGCCTCAGGCGCCCCACCGCGCTCCCCTGCGTCAGCCGTCCGCCACCGACTCGAACCGCCACCGGTGCACGGCCCGCGTCACCAGCTCCGGGTCCGGCTCGGGCAGCTCCGGCAGCGGGGCGTCGTACGGGGCGTCCCACCAGGTGACGACCAGCACCCGGTCCTGCGGCGCGCGGAAGGTCTCGCGGCGCAGCGGCTCCCCGGCCAGGCGCTGGGCGCGGACCCAGGCGAGCAGGTCGGCGCCCCGGCCCTCGGCGGCCCGCGCCTCCCACATCAGTGCGACGGTCACGAGTACAGGTTCTCCTTGCTGACCTCGTGCACGTGGTCGTGGCCGTGTCCGGGGACGTGCGGGTCGGTCACCGGCAGGGAGGAGTCGGCCGACAGGTCCCAGCTGGAGGCGGCCCGGTTGCGGGCGACCATCTCGGCGCCCAGCGCGGCCACCATCGCGCCGTTGTCCGTGCACAGCTTGGGGCGCGGCACGCGCAGCCGGATGCCGGCCGCCTCGCAGCGCTCCTGGGCGAGGGCGCGCAGCCGGGAGTTGGCCGCGACACCGCCGCCGATCATCAGGTGGTCCACGCCCTCGTCCTTGCAGGCGCGGACGGCCTTGCGGGTCAGCACGTCGACCACGGCCTCCTGGAAGGAGGCGGCGACGTCACGGACCGGGACCTCCTCGCCGGCCGCGCGCCTGGCCTCGATCCACCGGGCCACGGCGGTCTTCAGGCCGGAGAAGGAGAAGTCGTACGCCGGGTCGCGGGGGCCGGTCAGGCCGCGCGGGAAGGCGATGGCCGCCGGGTCGCCCTCCTTGGCGTAGCGGTCGATGACGGGGCCGCCGGGGAAGCCCAGGTTCAGCACGCGGGCGATCTTGTCGAAGGCCTCGCCGGCCGCGTCGTCGATGGTCGCACCCATCGGGCGCACATCGGAGGTGATGTCCGCGGACAGCAGCAGCGAGGAGTGGCCGCCGGAGACCAGCAGGGCCATCGTCGGCTCGGGCAGCGGGCCGTGCTCCAGCTGGTCCACGCAGATGTGCGAGGCGAGGTGGTTCACGCCGTACAAGGGCTTGCCGAGGGCGTAGGCGTACGCCTTGGCCGCCGAGACGCCGACGAGCAGGGCGCCCGCGAGGCCGGGGCCCGCGGTGACCGCGATGCCGTCCAGGTCCTTGGCGCTGACTCCCGCCTCCTTCAGCGCGCGGTCGATGGTGGGGACCATCGCCTCCAGGTGGGCCCGGGACGCCACCTCCGGTACGACACCACCGAACCGGGCGTGCTCGTCGACGCTGGAGGCGACGGCGTCCGCCAGCAGGGTGGTGCCGCGGACGATGCCGACGCCGGTCTCGTCGCAGGAGGTCTCGATGCCGAGGACGAGAGGTTCGTCAGTCATTGATCTCGGTTCCTTGTACTGGGTCGGACCCGGCGGCGGTGCCGCTGTCGGATCCCGTGGTCAGGCGCATCACCAGGGCGTCCACGTTGCCGGGCTGGTAGTAGCCGCGCCGGAAACCGACGGGGACGAAGCCGAAGCGTTCGTAGAGCTTCTGGGCGCGGACGTTGTCGACCCGGCATTCGAGCATCACCTCGGGGCACTCGAACGCGGTCGCCGCGCGCAGCAGTTCCGCCAGCAGGCGGGCGCCGAGGCCGGTGCCCTGGTGGTCGCGGGCGACGGCGATGGTCTGGACGTCGGCCACGTCACCGGCCGCGGCCAGGCCCCCGTACCCGACGATCCGGCCGTCGGCGGACTCGGCGACGAGGTAGCACCGGGTGGACTCGGGGCCCCGGGCGTGGGCCAGCTCGGACCAGAACATCCCGCGGGACCAGGCGTCCTCGGGGAACAGGTCCCGCTCCAGCTCCAGGACCGGGTCGATGTCCCACCAGCGCATCTCGCGCAGTCGGGGAGGTGCCGGCTGTGTCACTTGGGGGTGACCACCTTGTAGTTCTTGGGGACCTGGGCGTCCGGGCGGCGCAGGTACAGCGGCCGGGGCGCGGGCAGTTCGCCGCCCGCGGCCAGCCGCTCCGCCGCGAGCGAGGCGAGCGCGGCGGCGGACACGTGCTCGGGCTCGTGGGCGCTCGGGAACGTGTCCGGGTAGAGCAGCGCGCCCGCGCCGACCGCGGGCAGGCCCGCGACCCGCTCGGCGATGTCGGCGGGGCGGTCCACGGCCGGATCGGTCAGCCGGGTGCGGGAGTCGGCGTACGTCGCCCAGTAGACCTCCTTGCGCCGGGCGTCGGTCGCCACGACGAAGGGGCCCTTCTCGATGTCGGCGGCGTAGGCGAGGCCGTCCAGCGTGCACACGCCGTGCACCGGGACACCGAGCGCGAGGCCGAAGGTGTCCGCGGTCATCAGGCCGACGCGCAGGCCGGTGTAGGGGCCGGGTCCGGTGCCGACGACGACGCCGGTGACGGACTCCAGCTTCAGTCCGGCCCGGGCGAGGACCCGGTCGACGGCCGGCAGCAGCAGCTCTCCGTGCCGGCGCGCGTCCACCTGGCTCGTCGAGGCGATGACGTCCGTGCCGTCGTGCAGCGCGACGGTGACGGCGGGTGTTGCGGTATCCAGAGCGAGCAAGAGCACGCGAACAGCCTACGGCGCCCGCGGCTCGCGCACGGCCGCCCGGGACGAACGGCCACCGGCTGCTACGGTCTCCACGAATACGACATATGCCTCAAAACAGGCTCGAAGCGGACGCGAAGCAGAGGTGGGCGCAGGTGGCAGGGACCAGCTCGGCGATCGTGGCCGGCCTCACCGCGGCGGCCCTGGGAACGGTCGGTTTCCTGGCGCTGCGGGCCCAGGCGACCGTACCGGCCGCGCTGCGCGACGGGCCGGCGGCGAGCGCGTCCGCGGCGGCGAAGGCGAAGGCGCCCCGGGACCGGCGGCACCCGACCGCCCTGCCGGACGGCTCCGGAACGGGTGAACGGGTGGTGTACTCGGTGGACGACGACCGGGTCTGGCTGGTCGCCGCCGGCGACCGGGTGCGGCGCACCTTCACGGTGCGTCCGGGCAGCGTCGACCCGGCGCCGGGCACGTACTGGGTCACCTCCCGCTCCAACACGGCCACCGGCACCGACGGCCTGCCCGTCGAGCACGTGGTGCGGTTCACCAGCGTGGACGAGGTGGTGATCGGGTTCAGCGCGGCCGTGCACAGCGAGTCGGGCCCGGTGGCCGACCCGAACGTGAAGACGGGCGGGATCCGGGAGAGCCGGGCGGACGGCGACGCGCTGTGGCGGTTCGCCACCATCGGGGTGCCGGTGGTGGTGATCCGGTAGGACGCCGGGCCGGCCGCCGGATGCGACGCCCCGGCGGCCGGGCGCGGGCGCTCAGCCCGCCAGCGTCCCCAGGCCCGCCTCGGCCCACCGCTCCCCCAGCCCGGTCAGCGTCACGTGCCGGACCTCGTCCGTCGTGTCGCCGACCGCGCGGTGGATGACGACCTGGAGGCGGTCCTCGGCCAGTTCCTCGACCTTGCCCTCGCCCCACTCCACGACGATCACCGAGTCCGGCAGCGAGACGTCGAGGTCCAGGTCCTCCATCTCGTCCAGGCCGCCGGCCAGGCGGTAGGCGTCGACGTGCACGAGGGGCGGGCCGTCGCCGAGGGACGGGTGCACCCGGGCGATGACGAAGGTCGGCGAGGTGACCGCGCCGCGTACCCCGAGCCCCTCGCCGAGCCCCCGGGTCAGGGTGGTCTTGCCCGCGCCGAGCTCCCCGCTGAGCATCACCAGGTCGCCCGCGCGCAGCAGCCCGGCCAGCCGCCGGCCCAGCTCCCGCATCTGCTCGGGGGAGGTGATCGTCAGCCGGATCTCAGCGGCCGCGTGCGCTGCTGGTGCTGCTGGTCGTTCCATAGCCACTTACGGTAGCCCCTGCGGGCCCCGCTCCCGCGCGGGTGAGCAGGTCGGCGAGCCGGTCGGTGACCACCTCGGGGTGCTCCAGCATCACCAGGTGCCCGGCGTCCGGCACGAGCACCAGCTCGGCGTCGGGCAGCAGGCCGGCGATGGCCTCGCTGTGCTCACTGGGCGTGACCAGGTCCTGCACCCCGGCCAGCACCAGCACCGGCAGGTCCCGGAAGCGGGCGAGCGCCTCGGTCTTGTCGTGGTCGGTGAAGGCCGGGTAGAACTCGGCGACGACGTCGATCGGCGTGGACTCGATCATCCGCTCGGCGAACCGCTCCACCGACGGGTCGACCTCCCCGCCCGCGAACGAGTACCGCTTGATGATCCCGGCGAACAGGTCGGCGGTGGCCCGGCGCCCCTTCTCCACCAGCTCCGCCTGCCGGCCGAGCGCCCGGAGCACCCCGGGCAGGATCCGGCGCACCGCGTTGACCCCGGCCACCGGGAGCCCGAAGTTGACCTCGCCGAGCCGCCCGGACGACGAGCCCACGAAGGCGGTGGCGGCCACCCGGTCCCGGATCAGCTCGGGGTACTGGGCGGCCAGCGCCATCACCGTCATCCCGCCCATCGAGTGGCCGACCAGCACCACCGGGCCGTCGGGGACGGCGGCGTCCAGCACGGCCTTCAGGTCCCGGCCGAGCTGGTCGATGGTGACCGGCACCCGGTCCCGGGTCTGGGCCACGCCCCGCCCGGACCGGCCGTGGCTGCGCTGGTCCCAGTACACGGTCCGTACGACCCCGCGCAGGGCGGCCCGCTGGAAGTGCCAGGAGTCCTGGCTGAGGCAGTAGCCGTGGCAGAAGACGACGGTGACCGGGGCGGGCGCCTTGCTGCCGAAGAGCCGGCGGCGGCGCGGGGAGACCTCCGGGCCCTGGTCGGGCTCGGCCTCGTCGACCTCGTAGTACAGCTCGGTGCCGTCGTCGGCGTACGCCGTGCCGGGGGTGCCGCGCAGGGTGCCGTACGGGCCGGCCGCGTCCAGCGCCAGCCGGGCCTTGCGGCGCACCTCGCGCCCCACCGTCATCCGCTCCACGGCGACACCGGCCGCCGCGCCCGCGGCGAGCACGCCCAGCGCGGCACCGGCGATGCCGGTCGCCCGGCGCCAGCTCCCGGCCGCCCCCGCGGCGGAGGCGGAGGCGGCCGAGGCGACGAGGTCCGCCACGGTCTCCGCGCTGCTCTCGCTCACGTACCGCTCCTCTTTCCCCTGCTGGAGTTCGCCTGGACGGGCGAAACGGATGGTGACGCCGGTGGTCCCGGGCCGCGTGCCGGTGCGGCCGGTGGTCCGGGGCCGTCGCTCCGGGACGGGTTACCCCGCTTCCCGCTCGTCCACATGGACGCGCGGGACCCGGGTGCCGATGCGGGTGACGATCTCGTACGCGATCGTGCCGCAGGCCTGCGCCCAGTCCTCGGCGGTGGGCTCGCCCCGGTCGCCCGGTCCGAAGAGCACCGCCTCGGTCCCCACCGGGGGCTCGTCACCGCCGAGGTCCACCACGAACTGGTCCATGGCGACCCGCCCGGCGACCGTCCGCCACTTGCCGTCGACCAGCACCGGGCCACTGCCCGAGGCGTGCCGCGGGATGCCGTCCGCGTAGCCGACCGGGACCAGGCCGAGGGTGGTCTCGCCGGGGGTGACGTAGTGGTGGCCGTAGCTGACGCCGTGGCCGCCCGGTGCGTGCTTGACCAGGGCGAGGGAGGCGCTGAGCGTCATCACCGGGCGCAGCCCGAAGTCCGCCGGGGTGCCCAGTTCCGGGCTGGGCGAGACGCCGTACATCGCGATGCCGGTGCGGACCAGGTCGAAGTGGCTCTCGGGCAGGGTGAGGGCGGCCGGCGAGTTGGCGATGTGCCGCACCTCGGGCCGTACGCCCCGCTCCTCGGCGTACGCCACCATCTCCCGGAACCGGGTGAGCTGGGCGGCGATGGAGGGGTGCCCCGGCTCGTCGGCGCACGCGAAGTGCGACCACAGTCCGGTGACCCGGACCAGCCCCTCGGCCTCGGCGCGCAGCGCCTCGCCGACCAGTTCGGCCCAGTCGGCGCCGGGCTGGCAGCCGTTGCGGCCGAGCCCGGTGTCGGCCTTGAGCTGCACGCGCGCGGGGCGGCCCGCCGCGCGGGCGGCGGCGGTGACCTCGCGCAGCGCCCACATGCCGCTCAACGACACGTCGATGTCGGCCTCGACGGCCTCCCGCCAGGGGCCGCCCGGCACCCACAGCCAGCACAGCAGGCGGCCGGACAGCCCGGCGGCACGCAGTGCGAGGGCCTCCTCGGCGGTGGCCGTGCCGAGCCAGGTGGCACCGGCCGCGAGGGCGGCGCGGGCGCACGGCACCGCGCCGTGGCCGTACGCGTCGGACTTGACGACGGCCATCACGGCGGCGCCCTTCGCCCGGGCGCGCAGGGCGCGCACATTGGCGCGCAGGGCGCCCAGATCGATCTCGGCGCGGGCGCGCAGGGCGGCGGTCGGCTCAGCTGCTGTCTCAGTCATCGCGCCCCAGTCTCTCAGAGGCCGCCGACGGCCCACGGGGCCCGGGCCCGGCGACCGGGCTCCCCCACGACCGCCCGGCCCCCGACAACCACCGGCGAGCGCCCAGCCTCACGACACACCCGGCCGGGCCGGGGAGGCGGTGCCCGCGGCACGCCCGGCCCGCCCGGAAACCCGGTACCCGCAACACGCCCGGCCCGCCCGGAAACCTGTACCCGCAGCACGTCCGGCCACCGGGGACCAGGTACCGGCAACGCACCCGACCCGCCAGGATTCGCGTACGCGCAACACACCCGGCCTGTCAGGAATCCCGTACGCGCAACGCACCCGGCGCGCCCGGGAACCCCGTACCCGCGACGCGCCCAGGTACCGGACCGCGACGGCTCAACCCCGTACGTTCCGCCACGCCTCCGGAATCCGGGCCGCCACGTCGTGGGCCCCCGTCGGCGCCCCCTGCGCGGCGAAGCGGCCCGCCAGGCCGTGCAGGTACGCGGCCACGCTCCCGGCGTCCAGCGGGTCCAGGCCGGACGCCAGCAGGGAACCGGCGAGGCCGGAGAGCACGTCGCCGCTGCCGGCCGTGGCCAGCCAGGGGGTGCCGGTGGGGTTGACCCGTACCGGTCCGCCGTCGGGGCCGGCGACCAGGGTGGTGGAGCCCTTCAGCAGGACCGTCGCCCGGTACCGCGCGGCCAGTTCGCGCGCCGCGGCCAGCCGGGCGGCCTCGACCTCCTCGCGCCGCACCCCCAGCAGCGCGGCGGCCTCGCCCGCGTGCGGGGTCATCAGCGTCGGCGCGCCGCGCCCC
This window harbors:
- a CDS encoding alpha/beta fold hydrolase yields the protein MSESSAETVADLVASAASASAAGAAGSWRRATGIAGAALGVLAAGAAAGVAVERMTVGREVRRKARLALDAAGPYGTLRGTPGTAYADDGTELYYEVDEAEPDQGPEVSPRRRRLFGSKAPAPVTVVFCHGYCLSQDSWHFQRAALRGVVRTVYWDQRSHGRSGRGVAQTRDRVPVTIDQLGRDLKAVLDAAVPDGPVVLVGHSMGGMTVMALAAQYPELIRDRVAATAFVGSSSGRLGEVNFGLPVAGVNAVRRILPGVLRALGRQAELVEKGRRATADLFAGIIKRYSFAGGEVDPSVERFAERMIESTPIDVVAEFYPAFTDHDKTEALARFRDLPVLVLAGVQDLVTPSEHSEAIAGLLPDAELVLVPDAGHLVMLEHPEVVTDRLADLLTRAGAGPAGATVSGYGTTSSTSSARGR
- the alr gene encoding alanine racemase, coding for MTETAAEPTAALRARAEIDLGALRANVRALRARAKGAAVMAVVKSDAYGHGAVPCARAALAAGATWLGTATAEEALALRAAGLSGRLLCWLWVPGGPWREAVEADIDVSLSGMWALREVTAAARAAGRPARVQLKADTGLGRNGCQPGADWAELVGEALRAEAEGLVRVTGLWSHFACADEPGHPSIAAQLTRFREMVAYAEERGVRPEVRHIANSPAALTLPESHFDLVRTGIAMYGVSPSPELGTPADFGLRPVMTLSASLALVKHAPGGHGVSYGHHYVTPGETTLGLVPVGYADGIPRHASGSGPVLVDGKWRTVAGRVAMDQFVVDLGGDEPPVGTEAVLFGPGDRGEPTAEDWAQACGTIAYEIVTRIGTRVPRVHVDEREAG